In one Gammaproteobacteria bacterium genomic region, the following are encoded:
- a CDS encoding cytochrome P460 family protein, whose translation MRLSVQNAVAAALSAAAVLVAAGAALGQSNGEADAALTAARYTDGGDLEFPANTDEWIVLGTGIGGGYEEGVLDPANPGPITVAQIEPSAYRYLLEHGRYADGTMLLLTFYRTQEKPEPALRGFVQGDVALREIHVIDRERYPEEGRAFFQYPPGTAVSEKLPLGSECVACHAEHGAFDGTFTQFYPPVRRFAD comes from the coding sequence ATGCGACTCTCTGTTCAGAATGCCGTAGCGGCGGCGCTCTCGGCGGCCGCGGTGCTCGTCGCGGCCGGCGCGGCGCTCGGTCAATCGAACGGCGAAGCGGATGCCGCGCTCACGGCGGCCCGCTACACCGACGGCGGCGATCTCGAATTTCCGGCGAATACCGACGAGTGGATCGTGCTCGGCACCGGCATCGGCGGCGGCTACGAGGAGGGCGTGCTCGACCCCGCGAACCCCGGCCCGATCACGGTCGCGCAGATCGAGCCGAGCGCGTACCGCTATCTGCTCGAGCACGGCCGCTATGCGGACGGCACGATGCTGCTGCTCACGTTCTACCGCACGCAGGAGAAGCCGGAGCCCGCGCTTCGCGGCTTCGTGCAGGGCGACGTCGCCCTCCGCGAGATCCACGTGATCGATCGCGAGCGGTATCCGGAGGAAGGCCGTGCGTTCTTCCAGTACCCGCCCGGGACCGCGGTCAGCGAGAAGCTGCCGCTCGGCAGCGAATGCGTCGCTTGCCACGCCGAGCACGGCGCCTTCGACGGGACGTTCACGCAGTTCTACCCTCCGGTGCGCCGTTTCGCCGATTAG
- a CDS encoding SAM-dependent methyltransferase has protein sequence MNEVLSMKWVVPLLVVLFSVVSPSRAMAQPDLASILESPARPQEDRDRDASRRPAEVIEFFGIERGAHVADLLTGGGYWTRILVPLVGPEGRVFAGNNPFFDEFFGDAFDALLAEPAFASVVRIDGPVDEIALPEDGSLDAVIMVMAYHDLFLTDEDRGVLNRKVFAALKPGGVYGIIDHEAGEGVGASQVEALHRIEKRIVVDEIEAAGFRLADEADFLRNEADDHSSGIFDPEIAGNTDRFVLRFEKPSE, from the coding sequence TTGAACGAGGTGCTCTCGATGAAGTGGGTGGTGCCGCTGCTCGTCGTGCTCTTTAGCGTCGTCTCGCCGTCTCGAGCGATGGCTCAACCCGACCTCGCGTCGATTCTCGAAAGTCCGGCCCGTCCCCAAGAGGACCGCGACCGGGATGCGAGCCGCCGCCCGGCCGAGGTCATCGAGTTCTTCGGCATCGAACGGGGCGCGCACGTCGCCGATCTGCTTACGGGCGGCGGCTATTGGACGCGAATCCTCGTCCCGTTGGTCGGTCCCGAAGGCCGCGTCTTCGCCGGCAACAATCCTTTTTTCGACGAGTTTTTCGGCGATGCGTTCGATGCGCTTCTCGCGGAGCCGGCGTTCGCGAGTGTCGTGAGAATCGACGGCCCGGTCGATGAAATCGCGTTGCCGGAGGACGGCTCTCTCGATGCCGTGATAATGGTCATGGCGTACCATGATCTTTTCCTCACGGACGAGGATCGCGGCGTGCTCAATCGCAAAGTTTTCGCCGCGCTGAAGCCCGGGGGCGTCTACGGGATCATCGACCACGAGGCCGGGGAGGGCGTCGGCGCGAGCCAGGTCGAAGCGCTGCACCGCATCGAGAAACGGATCGTCGTCGACGAGATCGAGGCCGCGGGGTTTCGGCTCGCCGACGAAGCGGACTTCCTGCGCAACGAAGCCGACGATCACTCGTCGGGGATTTTCGACCCCGAAATCGCCGGCAACACCG
- a CDS encoding aldo/keto reductase: MSTLPKSILGRTGLEVTKLGYGAMELRGVDHFPRLSAGEASALLNGVLDHGINYIDTSPDYGYSEELIGRHLAHRRNEFYLASKCGCPVEPPDVPYEDRKPHSFTRENIRAGVEQSLARMKTDHLDVVQFHLSPSRSVLERDDSLAELEALRDEGKVRFIGMSGTRPELEEHIEMGVFDVFQIPYSVLEREHEALIHEAARRGAGIVIRGGVARGVFVKDESVIDDYPAFLQAGFRARRRLWQQTKTDDLLEGITPMEFMLRFTISNPDMSTTIVGTASLAHLKDNVEAAAKGPLPNDLYEEARKRFAAAGQRSE; encoded by the coding sequence ATGAGCACACTGCCGAAGTCGATACTCGGCCGTACCGGGCTCGAGGTGACGAAGCTCGGCTACGGCGCCATGGAGCTGCGCGGGGTCGATCACTTCCCGCGCCTGTCGGCCGGTGAGGCGAGCGCCCTCCTGAACGGCGTGCTGGACCACGGGATCAACTACATCGATACCTCGCCCGATTACGGCTACTCCGAGGAGCTGATCGGCCGGCACCTTGCGCATCGCCGCAACGAGTTCTATCTCGCGAGCAAGTGCGGTTGTCCCGTGGAGCCGCCCGACGTGCCTTACGAGGATCGCAAGCCGCACAGCTTCACCCGGGAGAACATCCGCGCCGGCGTCGAGCAGAGCCTTGCGCGCATGAAGACCGATCATCTCGACGTCGTGCAGTTCCATCTCAGCCCGTCGCGCTCGGTCCTCGAGCGAGACGACTCTCTCGCGGAGCTCGAGGCGCTCAGGGACGAAGGCAAGGTCCGCTTCATCGGGATGTCGGGTACTCGTCCCGAGCTCGAGGAGCACATCGAGATGGGGGTCTTCGACGTCTTCCAAATTCCGTACTCGGTGCTCGAGCGCGAGCACGAAGCGCTGATTCACGAGGCGGCGCGGCGCGGCGCCGGCATCGTGATTCGCGGCGGCGTCGCGCGGGGCGTGTTCGTCAAGGACGAGTCGGTCATCGACGACTATCCCGCGTTTCTCCAGGCCGGGTTCCGGGCCAGACGGCGGCTGTGGCAGCAGACGAAGACCGACGACCTGCTCGAGGGCATCACGCCGATGGAATTCATGCTGCGCTTCACGATCAGCAATCCCGACATGTCGACCACGATCGTCGGAACGGCGAGCCTTGCGCACTTGAAGGACAACGTGGAGGCGGCCGCCAAGGGGCCGCTGCCGAACGATCTCTACGAAGAAGCCCGGAAACGATTTGCCGCCGCGGGGCAACGCTCGGAGTGA
- a CDS encoding efflux RND transporter permease subunit, whose protein sequence is MWLSDVSVKRPVFATVISLVLVAFGVLSFRDLTVREQPDVVPPVVQVQTSYPGASAAIIETRITQILEGELSGIEGVKSIRSTSRDGQSSVTVEFELDRDLDEAANDVRDRVSRILGRLPEDADPPSVSKSDSDTQPIMWLTLTSDRMGMMELTDYMERYVIDRFASIPGVSQIRVFGAGGPSMRIWLDRHALAARNLTVTDVENALRAENIELPAGRIESLDRDFQVRIARNYQTAEDFRRLVLFEGEDGHLVRLGEVADVEVGPRQHERMFRTNGATTTGFGVIKQSTANTVEVLDAVKAEVAKLNDEFPEGMRIITSGDDSIYIRSAIRSVYETILITTVLVGFVIFVFIGNLRAMLIPLVTIPVCLIASFSALAAFGYSINLVTLLALVLCIGLVVDDSIVVLENAHRRIETGEAPLLAAFNGTRQVSFAILASTAVLVSVFAPVAFLKDNIGRIFAELAVTMAAAIIFSCVLSLSLAPMLCSKLLKPATREGRLTHALDKGFEWVAAKYKAALHHSLKAPWAAAVVSIAIGFGAYALVRQVPQEYAPEEDQGQFNAQLQAPEGMSFEQMVEAGMQAESYMEPYFEDGTIQRGVVSVPGWGNAAGIVNVTLRPWDERTITTDELMEELNRKWAQIPSVRIIAFPRRSGGGGGGGGGQPVQIVLGGPTYEELAHWRDIIIDRASENPGLLRFDSDLKETQPQVLVRIDSDRAASLGVSTRAIGQTLQTMMSERTVTTYVVDGEEYDVVLQAKPEQRATYSDLRNIFVRSERSGQLIPLSNLVRLESIAGPSELNRYNRLRAVTISASLADGYTLGEALDYLENLVRTELPPTAQLDYRGESLEFKEASGSLLFTFGVALFVVFLVLAAQFESFVHPLVIMVTVPLAVAGGLFGLWITGMTLNIYSQIGIIMLVGIASKNGVLIVEFINQLRDQGREFTEAVEEAARIRFRPVIMTAFATMMGAVPLIFATGPGSSSQNTLGVVIFFGVLVATMLTLFVVPSFYHLFARHTGSPGEVAAKLRALQAGIARSAS, encoded by the coding sequence ATGTGGCTGTCGGACGTTTCGGTCAAGCGGCCGGTCTTCGCGACCGTCATCAGCCTCGTGCTCGTCGCTTTCGGCGTGCTGTCGTTTCGCGATCTCACGGTCCGGGAGCAGCCGGACGTCGTGCCGCCGGTCGTCCAAGTCCAAACCTCGTATCCCGGGGCGTCCGCGGCGATCATCGAGACGCGCATCACGCAGATCCTCGAAGGTGAGCTGAGCGGCATCGAGGGGGTCAAGTCGATCCGCTCGACGAGCCGCGACGGGCAGTCCAGCGTTACCGTCGAGTTCGAGCTCGACCGCGATCTGGACGAGGCGGCGAACGACGTGCGCGACCGCGTCTCGCGCATCCTCGGCCGCTTGCCGGAGGACGCGGATCCGCCGTCCGTATCGAAGTCCGACTCCGACACGCAGCCCATCATGTGGCTCACGCTCACGAGCGACCGCATGGGCATGATGGAGCTCACGGACTACATGGAGCGCTACGTCATCGACCGCTTCGCGTCGATCCCGGGCGTCTCGCAGATCCGGGTCTTCGGGGCCGGCGGCCCGTCGATGCGCATCTGGCTCGACCGGCACGCGCTCGCCGCGCGCAACCTCACCGTCACCGACGTCGAGAACGCCCTCCGCGCGGAGAACATCGAGCTCCCGGCCGGGAGGATCGAGTCGCTCGACCGCGATTTCCAGGTCCGCATCGCACGCAACTACCAGACGGCCGAAGACTTCCGCCGCCTCGTGCTCTTCGAGGGCGAGGACGGCCACCTCGTGCGGCTCGGCGAGGTTGCGGACGTCGAGGTGGGCCCGCGGCAGCACGAGCGGATGTTCAGAACGAACGGCGCGACCACGACCGGGTTCGGCGTGATCAAGCAATCCACCGCGAACACGGTCGAGGTGCTCGACGCCGTGAAGGCCGAGGTCGCGAAGCTGAACGACGAGTTTCCGGAAGGCATGCGGATCATCACGAGCGGCGACGATTCCATCTATATCCGCTCGGCGATCAGGTCCGTTTACGAGACGATCCTGATCACCACCGTCCTGGTCGGCTTCGTGATCTTCGTCTTCATCGGCAATCTTCGCGCGATGCTGATTCCGCTCGTGACGATCCCGGTGTGCCTGATCGCGTCGTTCTCCGCGCTGGCCGCTTTCGGGTACTCGATCAATCTCGTCACGCTGCTCGCGCTCGTGCTCTGCATCGGGCTCGTCGTCGACGACTCGATCGTCGTGCTCGAGAACGCGCATCGCCGCATCGAGACCGGTGAAGCGCCGCTGCTCGCCGCCTTCAACGGCACGCGCCAGGTGTCGTTCGCGATTCTCGCGTCCACGGCCGTGCTCGTATCCGTGTTCGCGCCGGTCGCGTTCCTGAAGGACAACATCGGCCGCATCTTCGCCGAGCTTGCCGTCACGATGGCCGCGGCGATCATCTTCTCGTGCGTGCTCTCGCTGTCGCTCGCGCCGATGCTCTGCTCGAAGCTGCTGAAGCCCGCCACGAGGGAAGGGCGGCTTACGCACGCGCTCGACAAGGGCTTCGAGTGGGTCGCGGCGAAGTACAAGGCCGCGCTGCACCATAGCCTGAAGGCGCCTTGGGCGGCCGCGGTGGTCAGCATCGCAATCGGCTTCGGCGCGTATGCGCTCGTCCGGCAGGTGCCGCAGGAGTACGCGCCCGAGGAGGACCAGGGGCAGTTCAACGCGCAGCTCCAGGCGCCCGAAGGCATGAGCTTCGAGCAGATGGTCGAGGCCGGCATGCAGGCCGAGTCCTACATGGAGCCCTACTTCGAGGACGGCACGATTCAGCGCGGCGTCGTCTCGGTGCCCGGATGGGGCAACGCCGCGGGCATCGTCAACGTCACGCTGCGCCCGTGGGACGAGCGCACGATCACGACCGACGAGCTGATGGAAGAGCTGAACCGCAAGTGGGCGCAGATCCCGTCCGTGCGGATCATCGCGTTCCCGCGCCGCAGCGGCGGCGGCGGAGGCGGCGGCGGAGGCCAGCCGGTCCAGATCGTGCTCGGCGGGCCGACCTACGAGGAGCTCGCCCACTGGCGCGACATCATCATCGACCGCGCGTCGGAGAATCCCGGGTTGCTGCGCTTCGACTCCGACTTGAAGGAGACGCAGCCTCAAGTGCTCGTGCGCATCGACAGCGACCGTGCCGCGAGTCTCGGCGTCTCCACGCGCGCGATCGGGCAGACCCTGCAGACGATGATGAGCGAGCGCACCGTGACGACGTACGTCGTCGACGGGGAGGAGTACGACGTAGTGCTGCAGGCGAAGCCGGAGCAGCGCGCGACCTACTCGGACCTGCGCAACATTTTCGTCCGCTCCGAGCGCTCCGGGCAGCTGATCCCGCTGTCGAACCTCGTGCGCCTCGAGAGCATAGCGGGCCCGAGCGAGCTGAACCGCTACAATCGGCTGCGCGCCGTCACTATCAGCGCGAGCCTCGCCGACGGCTACACGCTCGGCGAAGCGCTCGACTATCTCGAGAATCTCGTCCGCACCGAGCTGCCGCCCACCGCACAGCTCGATTATCGAGGCGAGTCGCTCGAGTTCAAGGAGGCGTCGGGCTCGCTGCTCTTCACGTTCGGCGTCGCACTCTTCGTCGTTTTCCTCGTGCTCGCGGCGCAGTTCGAGAGCTTCGTGCATCCGCTCGTGATCATGGTCACCGTGCCGCTCGCCGTGGCGGGCGGGCTGTTCGGGCTGTGGATCACCGGGATGACGCTGAACATCTACAGCCAGATCGGCATCATCATGCTGGTCGGCATCGCGTCGAAGAACGGAGTGCTGATCGTGGAGTTCATCAACCAGCTCCGCGATCAGGGGCGGGAGTTCACGGAGGCCGTGGAAGAGGCGGCGCGCATCCGCTTCCGTCCGGTGATCATGACCGCGTTCGCCACGATGATGGGTGCCGTGCCGCTGATCTTCGCCACGGGTCCCGGGTCGTCGAGCCAGAACACCCTCGGCGTCGTGATCTTCTTCGGCGTGTTGGTCGCGACGATGCTCACGCTGTTCGTCGTGCCGTCGTTCTACCATCTCTTCGCGCGGCATACGGGGTCGCCCGGCGAGGTCGCGGCAAAGCTCCGCGCGCTGCAGGCGGGGATCGCTCGGTCCGCCAGCTGA
- a CDS encoding efflux RND transporter periplasmic adaptor subunit, producing the protein MKYVLPVVLALVVIGGGVWYAMRDESAVVPPRGAAASAQGGGFGAAQEEPLVIVDRVRREELSETVEALGTALANESVTLTAKVTDTVSAVSFEDGDYVEAGEILVQLTNQEEEALLAEAEANLEDAEAQLRRVEDLAEQGLAPRSELDVARTRAAAAQARLDSIVARLRDRLIRAPFSGLLGFRQVSPGTLVQPSTPITTLDDISTIKLDFTVPESFIGDMKPGSRVVARSVSYPGREFEGVVRTVGSRVDPITRAVPVRAHIPNEDRALRPGMLLTVEVVTQKRMALVVPESAVFQVQDRAYVYRVGPDHVARQHQIQVGARRFGIVEVTAGLEEGDLIVAEGIIKLRDGVRVRFEGAEQEISDSATSELRSAVASG; encoded by the coding sequence ATGAAATACGTGCTTCCAGTCGTTTTGGCCCTCGTCGTCATCGGTGGCGGCGTGTGGTATGCCATGCGCGACGAAAGTGCCGTCGTCCCGCCCCGCGGCGCGGCGGCCTCCGCGCAGGGCGGCGGTTTCGGCGCGGCGCAGGAAGAACCGCTCGTCATCGTCGACCGGGTGCGCCGCGAGGAGCTGAGCGAGACCGTGGAAGCGCTCGGCACGGCGCTCGCGAACGAGTCGGTCACGCTCACGGCCAAGGTCACCGACACGGTCAGCGCGGTGAGCTTCGAGGACGGCGACTACGTCGAGGCAGGCGAGATCCTCGTGCAGCTCACGAACCAGGAGGAAGAGGCGCTGCTCGCCGAGGCGGAGGCCAACCTCGAGGATGCGGAGGCGCAGCTTCGCCGCGTCGAGGATCTGGCGGAGCAAGGCCTCGCGCCGAGGTCCGAGCTCGACGTCGCACGCACGCGCGCGGCCGCCGCCCAAGCCCGGCTCGACAGCATCGTCGCGCGCTTGCGCGACCGCCTGATTCGGGCGCCTTTCAGCGGCCTGCTCGGCTTTCGGCAAGTCAGCCCCGGCACGCTCGTGCAGCCGAGCACGCCGATCACCACGCTCGACGACATCTCCACGATCAAGCTCGATTTCACGGTTCCCGAGTCGTTCATCGGCGACATGAAGCCGGGCTCGCGCGTCGTCGCGCGGAGCGTCAGCTACCCGGGCCGGGAGTTCGAAGGCGTCGTGCGCACGGTCGGCTCCCGCGTCGACCCGATCACCCGCGCAGTCCCCGTTCGCGCGCACATTCCGAACGAGGACCGGGCCCTGCGCCCGGGCATGCTGCTCACGGTCGAGGTCGTCACGCAAAAGCGCATGGCGCTCGTGGTGCCCGAGAGCGCCGTGTTCCAGGTCCAGGATCGTGCCTACGTGTACCGGGTCGGCCCGGACCACGTCGCCCGCCAGCATCAGATTCAGGTCGGGGCTCGGCGGTTCGGGATCGTCGAGGTCACGGCCGGGCTCGAGGAGGGCGATCTGATCGTCGCCGAGGGCATCATCAAGCTGCGCGACGGCGTCCGCGTGCGCTTCGAAGGCGCCGAGCAGGAGATCAGCGACTCCGCGACCTCGGAGCTCCGGTCCGCGGTCGCGAGCGGGTAG
- a CDS encoding immunoglobulin-like domain-containing protein, translated as MIANAPALAELVFTSEPPTTATVGQTYSYRMTAENVPDDDDRDDDDDDDDGRLRFIARALPRWLEFDGHDTIFGTPGLEDIGEHRIRLRAKVKRDEVDQEFSITVDVVPSGPPPEGADLAASITVTPNPAAVGDRVTWQVTARNLADADVANFVLETAFSGDPPFGIDAVDDQSCSIEPRGDQTAVVCRWSPLLAGAARSADVSAIASAAGEVLAVARVSIVDAVPTDRNPANDEARAVLRVTEAGPGDGGPDSPPVLTLNGDSTITITVGETYDDAGASAVDDVDGDLTSLIVVDNPVDTNVIGRYSVTYDVVDSAGNVTTATRTVEVVPREPAGGGGGGAAGAALLLLVSCAMLGRRGNAKTRGPRRRAHSERCPAAANRFRASS; from the coding sequence TTGATCGCCAACGCACCGGCGCTCGCCGAGCTCGTCTTCACGAGCGAGCCGCCCACGACCGCGACCGTCGGCCAAACCTACTCGTACCGGATGACCGCCGAGAACGTCCCCGACGACGACGATCGCGACGATGACGATGACGACGACGACGGCCGACTCCGATTCATCGCGCGAGCGCTGCCGCGGTGGCTCGAGTTCGACGGACACGACACGATTTTCGGCACGCCCGGTCTGGAAGACATCGGCGAGCACCGGATAAGGCTGCGCGCCAAAGTGAAACGCGACGAGGTCGATCAGGAGTTCTCGATCACGGTCGACGTCGTGCCGAGCGGCCCGCCGCCGGAAGGCGCGGACCTCGCGGCGTCTATCACCGTGACCCCGAATCCCGCCGCCGTCGGCGATCGCGTCACTTGGCAAGTGACGGCGCGGAACCTGGCGGATGCCGACGTCGCGAACTTCGTTCTCGAGACCGCGTTCTCCGGCGATCCGCCCTTCGGCATCGACGCCGTCGACGACCAATCCTGCTCCATCGAGCCGCGCGGGGATCAAACGGCCGTCGTGTGTCGCTGGTCGCCGCTCTTGGCCGGTGCAGCGAGATCCGCCGACGTGAGCGCCATCGCGAGCGCGGCCGGCGAGGTCCTCGCCGTTGCGCGCGTGTCCATAGTCGATGCCGTCCCGACCGACCGGAATCCCGCCAACGACGAGGCGCGCGCCGTGTTGCGCGTGACGGAGGCCGGGCCGGGCGACGGCGGGCCCGACAGCCCGCCGGTCCTCACGTTGAACGGCGACTCGACGATCACGATCACCGTCGGCGAGACGTACGACGACGCCGGTGCGAGCGCCGTCGACGACGTCGACGGCGATCTCACGAGCCTGATCGTCGTCGACAACCCTGTCGATACGAACGTGATAGGCCGATACAGCGTCACCTACGACGTCGTCGACAGCGCCGGAAACGTGACCACGGCGACGCGGACGGTCGAGGTCGTACCCCGGGAGCCCGCCGGCGGCGGCGGAGGAGGCGCGGCCGGGGCGGCGCTGCTGCTGCTCGTTTCGTGCGCGATGCTCGGACGTCGCGGCAACGCAAAGACGCGGGGCCCACGACGAAGAGCTCACTCCGAGCGTTGCCCCGCGGCGGCAAATCGTTTCCGGGCTTCTTCGTAG